TACACCCCTTGGCCTCCTCATGGGAGGCCGGGTTGGCCTGTTGGCCTGTTGGTCGGCCCACGCGAATGGGCCGTCGCTCCTCCGAGATGCAACACCATCGTCGCACCCCGGGCCCGTCCGTGTTCTGCGCAGAGCGCGTCATGCCGGACAGACCACTCGGACGGTGGTCTTCCACCGGAGGTGTGTAATCCACCTAATGGATGCCGCGCCATCATTGAGACGGAGGGAGGTCGGTGAAAGTGAAAATCCGGACGGACCGGCCATCGATGCGACTTCTCGGTGCACGCGCGATGGCGCGCGGGAACGAGATCCGTCGCCAATTCGCGCCGGGGAAATCCTTGCGCGCCGGCCGACTTGGGACTCTGCCAGAGTGCACAAAGCTCTTAGTCGGGCGGACCGTTCGTTTTGGTGACGATGATCGACGATCGCCGGATGCGGGCCCTCGAGAGCCAGGTGGACGCACTCCGGACGAAAGAGAAGGACTCGGACACGCGGAAGACGTACGAGCAGGTGTTCGATCGCGCGGCCCTCCTGACGATCGCATCGCTGATCGGCGATGGCGTGATTGCGACGCTGGACTATCCCGTCAGCACCGGGAAGGAGGCGAGCGTGTTCCACGCCACGGACGCCGCGGGGCGGGCGAAGGCGGTCAAGATCTACCGAATCGCCAATGCGACGTTCCGGAACATCGCCGTTTACATCGAAGGCGACCCGCGTTTCAAGAAAGTGAAGAAGGCGATCCGGCCGACGATCTTCGCCTGGGCCCAGAAGGAGTACAAGAACCTCGTGCGGATGGACGATGCCGGCACGCGAGTGCCGAAGCCGGAGCGGGTGCTCGATAACGTCCTCGTGATGGAATACATCGGGGACGAGTCGCAGCCGGCGCCAACGCTGCGCGAGGTGGCCCTGGACGATCCCCAATCGACGTACGCGGACGTGGTGGGGAACCTACGGGCGATCCGGAAATCCGAACTCGTGCACGCGGATCTCAGCGAGTACAATCTGCTCTATTGGGAGGGACGCGTCATCGTCATCGATGTCGGCCAAGCCGTGACGCTCGACCATCCACGGGCGGAGGACTGGTTCAAGCGGGACATCTCGAACATCGCGCGGTTCTTCCACCGACGAGGCGTGGACGTGACGCCCGCCCAACTCGAGGCAGCGGTCGTCGAGGACTGACATGCTTTACGCGCGTATCTCCTCGGAGCGGATCGGGGTCCTGATCGGGGCGGAGGGTGTGACGAAGGAGCGGCTCCAAGACGCGACCGGCACGCGGATCGCCGTCGACTCGTCCACGGGCGAGGTGACGATCGACGAGTCGTCGGCGAAGGATCCCGTGCTCGCGCTGAAGGCCCGCGACATCGTCCATGCGATGGCGCGCGGGTTCTCGGAGGACCGTGCCTTTCGCCTCCTCGACGACGACGCGTACCTCGAGGTGCTCGACATCAAGGACTTCGCCCACTCGAAGAACCGAGTCGGGCAGATTCGCGCACGCCTGATCGGGACCAAGGGCAAGACCCGGCGCCTAATCGAAGAACTCGCGGGCGTCGACGTGAGCGTCTTCGGGCACACGGTTTCCTTGATCGGAGGATTCTTCGAGATGGCGATTGCCCGCGAGGCCGTCGTCATGCTGCTCCGCGGGAGCGAGCACAAGACGGTCTACCGGTTCCTCGAGCGGAAGCGCGCGGACATCAAGGCCTACCAGATGGGGTTCTAGGGTGTGCCGCCGTAGCCTTTTAGGGCCCTGGATTCCTTCCTCGTAGCGATGGGCAAGGGGGATGCGGAAGCCGTCCGCGACGGTTACCGGGTCGCGCTCCGGGGGGCGTTGACGAGCCCCGATCCGGCCGCCCTCGTGCGGCTCCGGGGGGAACTGCAGATCGTCTCCCGCTGGCTCGGCGTCGAGCGCCGGGACGACCTCCGTCGGACGGCGGCGTCCGCCCTCGATGCCGTGACCGATTTCTACCAGTTCGGCCTCGAGATCGGCGGGTTCTCGGCCTCGACAAAAGCCGCGGAGTCGGCGAGTTTCTACGACCTCGCGTCCATCGGCATCCTCGCGACCGAGAACGTCCTGACCGCGGAGAGGAAGAGCCTCATGCGGTTCTTGATGAGCGGACTCGCGGAGGGGCTCACGTTCCTCGGAAGCCGGCAGTACGTCGCCGGCAGCGAGGCGGTCCTGCAGGCCGCGTACCGGACGCGCTCGCTCGCGGTGCACGATGCCCTCTGGTCTCTCGCCACGGAGTTCCGGAATCCGAGCGATCTCCCCTCGATTCGCGAGGCCCGTGGGGCGATCGACGCCGTGTTCGCGAAGATCGACGGGCCCGGCGTCCCGGTGGGGACGCGCCTCGGCGCGCTCCTCCGGCTCGCCGCGCTGGTCGCGGTCATCCGCTGCGCGAGCCTCCTCGATGCTCTCGACGCCTTCCGGTGATTGGGTCCGAAAACGGTTATATAACACTCGGGACTAATATGACAAGCGGGACTACAGCGGCCGAGGTGGCGTCCTGCCGAAGTACGTGTACCTGTTCGAGGAGGGCGACGCCTCCCTGCGAGACCTGCTCGGCGGCAAGGGCGCGGGCCTCGCCGAGATGACGCGGCTGGGGCTCCCCGTGCCACCCGGCTTCACGATTACGACGAAAGCATGCAACGCTTACTCCAAGAGCGGCCGTTTCCCGCCCGGCCTCCTCAAGGAGGTCTTCCACGAACTCGCGACGATCGAGGCGAAGGTCGGCCGAAAATTTGGGGATCCGGAGAATCCACTCCTCGTGTCCGTCCGGTCCGGGGCGAAGTTCTCCATGCCCGGGATGATGGACACGATCCTGAACGTCGGGTTGAACGACGCGACCGTCGGCGCCCTTGCCCGGCAGACGGCGAACGATCGGTTCGCGTGGGACGCGTACCGTCGGCTGATCGCGCTCTTCGGCCGGATCGTCAAGGAGGTCGATGGGCGCAAGTTCGAGGCCATCCTAGATGGGTTCAAAGGGCGGACGGAAGGCAAGAGGGATACGGACCTCACGGCGGACATGCTCCGATCCGTCGTCGAGGAATTCAAGGGCCTCTACCGGACCGAAGTCGGCGAGTCGTTCCCCCAGGACCCGGAGACCCAACTCCGCGAGGCGATCGGTGCCGTGTTCCGCTCCTGGAACGGGAAGCGCGCCGTCGACTACCGGAACTTCAGCAAGATCCCGCACACGTTGGGCACCGCGGCGAACGTGCAGACGATGGTGTTCGGCAACATGGGCCCCGACTCGGGGACGGGCGTCGCGTTCACGCGGAACCCGTCCACCGGGGCCAAGGAACTATTCGGCGAGTTCCTGCCGGACGCCCAGGGGGAGGACGTCGTCGCGGGGATCCGCACCCCCATGAGGATCGCCCAGCTCCGGGAGAAGTTCCCGGATCTCTACGAAGAGTTCGCACGAGCTGCAGAGCTCCTCGAGAGGCATTATCGCGATGTTCAGGACATCGAATTCACGGTGGAGCGAGGCCGTCTCTGGATCCTCCAGACCCGGTCCGGGAAACGGTCCGCACGGGCCGCGGTCAAGATCGCGGTCGATATGGCGGGCGAGGGACTCATCTCGAGGCCGGAGGCGATCCTCCGCGTCGAGCCGGTCCATGTGGTTCAGCTCTTGCTTCCACAGTTCGACGAAAAGGCGAAGCTCGCGGCAAGGCGCGAGGGCCGATATCTCGCGAGGGGACTGAACGCCTCCCCTGGGGCCGCCGCCGGCTACGCGGTCTTCGATCCCGACGAAGCCGAGTCGCTCGGTCGCGACGAGAAGAAGGCGGTCGTCTTGATCCGGATCGAGACGTCGCCGGACGATGTCCATGGAATCCTCCATGCGAAGGGGGTGCTCACGGCCCGCGGCGGCGCGACAAGCCACGCGGCCGTCGTCACGCGAGGGCTCGGGATCCCCTGCGTCGCGGGCTGCGAGTCGATCGCGGTCGACTACGACGAAGGGGAGTTCCGCGTGGGCGAGAAAATCGTGCACCGGGGCGACTTCGTGTCGATCGACGGCGGCACGGGCGAGGTGTACGAAGGCCAGATCCCGACGATCGATCCCGACTTCACGAAGGAAGCCGATCTCCAAACGCTCCTCGGGTGGGCGGATGAGGAGCGGCGCCTCCAGGTCTGGGCGAACGCCGACTACCCCCGGGACGCCCAGCGCGCGCGGGAGTTCGGCGCACAGGGAATCGGCCTCGACCGGACGGAACACATGTTCATGGAGACGGACCGACTCGACATCATGCACGAGATGATCCTCGCCGCCCCGGACTACCGACGGGTTTCGGCGGAGGTCCGGACGCTGAAGGCCGAGATGGAGACGGCGCGGGAGGACCGGCGTCGTGCCCTCGAGGACCGCCTCGTGCACCTCGAGCCGAGCCTCCAAGACCTCTCCCGCCGCTACCTCGGATCTCTCGAGAAACTCGAGCGCCTTCAGAAAGGGGATTTCGTCGGCATCCTGCGGGCGATGGCCGGGCTCCCCGTCATCATCCGTCTCATCGACCCACCGCTACACGAGTTCCTGCCGAAGTACGAGACGCTGCTCGTCCAGGTGACGAAGCTCATGCTCGCGTCCGCGAGTCCCGACGTCCTGGTGCGAGCCGCGCGGTCCGACGACGACCATGCGTTCGTCGAGGAGGTCAAGCGGGCGGGCGAAGGGGAGATCGGCCGGGGGATCGAGACGCTCCTTCCGAGGAAGCAGTTGCTCCTGGACGCCGTCGCCGCCAGCCGCGAGACGAACCCGATGCTCGGGCTCCGCGGTTGCCGCCTCGGGATCACGTTCCCCGAGATCACCGAGATGCAGGTCCGCGCGATCTTCGAGGCGGCGTGTCAGCTTGCGAAGGAGGGACTCGACGTCAAGCCCGAGGTCATGATCCCCCTCGCGGGACACGTGAACGAACTCAAAGTGGAACGGGAGGCCCTCGAGACGGAAGCGCAGAAGGTGATGGAGCGGGAGGGCGTCCGGGTGGACTACAAATTCGGGACGATGATCGAGATCCCTCGAGCCGCCCTCACGGCGGACGAAATCGCGAAGTACGCGGAGTTCTTCTCGTTCGGGACGAACGACCTCACGCAGACGACGCTCGGCTATAGCCGCGACGACGCGGAGGGGAAGTTCCTGCTCGACTACGTCGAACGGGGGATCCTTCCCCACAACCCGTTCCAGACCCTCGACCGAGAGGGTGTCGGCGCGCTCATGCGGATGTGCGTCCAGAAGGGCCGCAAAGTCCGGAAGGACCTCGAGGTCGGGATTTGCGGCGAGCACGGCGGCGATCCCTCGAGCATCGAATTGTGTCACGAAATCGGCCTCGATTACGTTTCCTGTTCCCCGTTCCGCGTGCCCGTCGCCCGGTTGGCGGCGGCGCACGCGAAGCTGCGGAAGGACGTCGAGCGGCCCGAGGATCGCTGAATCGCAGGCGGTCTCATGGCGGGCCTCGTAGACTCTCCGTCCTTCGTCTTGGTCCTCGTCGTCTCGGCGTTCGTCCCGCCTCTCGTCTTCATGGCGTGGATCCGGAACACCGCCCGGTATGGGAAGGAGCCCTGGTGGACCGTGCTAAAGGCGTTCGTCGGGGGCGCCGTCCTTAGCGTGCTCGTCGCAATCGTGGCCAGCGTCGTCCTCCTCGTGACGCTCGGACAGGTCGGGTCGGTGAACGACTTTTTCGCGCGGCGGTTCACGGACCCGACGATTGCCATCGGCGCCCTGGTCGTCGCCCCGCTCGCCGAGGAAGCGGCGAAGGGCCTCGGCGTCCGGCCGGGCCGACCCCAGACCCAAGCCCTCGTGGACGGGCTGGTATATGGCGCGGCCGCCGGCCTGGGGTTCTCCGCGACCGAGAACCTGTTGTACGGCGTCGAAGCGCTGGTGAATCCCAACGGTGGGCCGTCCGCGTCCCTCGTGGTCATCGCGGTCCGCTCGTTCTCGTCGTCGTTTCTACATGCCAGCTCGACGGCCGTGATGGGATACGGGCTCGCGAAGAGCTGGCTCACCCGTCGCGCGTGGGCGTTCCTTCCCTTCTACATCGTCGCCGTGATCATGCACGCGACGTTCAACCTGCTGACGAGCCTCGGGCAGCTGTACGCGACGCAGTACGGGGAGGTCGGCGAGACGATTGGCTTCGCCGCCGCGGTGGCATTCGCCCTCCTCGCGATTACAATTGTGCGACTCAAACTGGCCGGAGCGCGCCGGGGGGTGGCGAGGTGATCCCACGCCGCAGCTCGTGATCGGCGGCACGTCGATTCCGGCTTCGAAGATCCTGTGCGTCGCGCGGAACTACGCGGACCACGCGAAAGAGATGGGGACACCGGTCCCCGACGAGCCGATTTTCTTCCTCAAGCCGGAGACCTCGCTCTTGCCGGGAGGGGGGACAATCCTGCTTCCGAGGGAGTCGAAGCGGGTCGAAGTCGAAACGGAACTCGCCGCCATCTTGGAGGCGGGAGGGAGGGATGTCGCCGCCGGCGACGCGATGCCCCTGGTCGCCGGATACGCGGTGTTCTTCGACATCACCGCGCGGGACCTACAAACGAAGGCGCGGAAGGACGGCTCCCCGTGGACCGCGTCGAAGGGGTTCGACACATTCGCCCCGATTTCGGAGGGAGTTCCCGCGAACCGCGTCCGCGAGCCGCACGGCCTCTCGATCCGGCTCCGGGTGAACGATACGGTCCGTCAGGACTCGAACACCGGGGAGATGGTCTTCCGCATCCCCCAGCTCATCGAGGCCGCGTCGCGGATCATGACGCTCGAGCGCGGCGACGTGATCGCCACGGGGACGCCCGCAGGGGTCTGGCCCATCGTGCCGGGCGATGTCCTGGAGGCGGAGATCGCGGAGGTTGGCCGCCTGCGATGCACGGTCGCGGCGCGAAATCGTTAACTATCCCCGACGGCCTGCGAGGCTGGGCCATGCGTTTTCGCTTCGAGTTGGATGGGGAGACCTATTCGAAGAACAAGGAGTCGTTCAAGAGACTCCTGGCCAGGCATGGCTTGCGATGGCGAGGGACGTTGGAGCGGCCGTTCTGGGCGAGCGGGATCGAGCGGGTGACCGCGGTCTTCGATCGCGATCCGGAAAAGGACGCCTTGCGGAGCGCGACCCTGGTCTGGGAGAGCGCGAAGAAATCCCCTCTCCTGGAGGATCTAAAGACCTGGGCGTGGCAGATCGGGGGGAGGGCGGTTGAGGACGCCGCGCCGTCCGCGGACCAGGTGACCGACGAGGTCGAGGCGGCGCTGCGCTCGTGGGACCTCGTCTGGAAGCCGAACGTCGACTGGCTGAAGTCGCAAGGCCGGCCCAAAGAGTGGATCGAGGCCGACGTGCGACGCTGGAAGCAGCGCCGTCAAGAGCGGCGGCGCGAGCTCATGGGGAAAGCCACGGACTAGAGGCTGTCTTTCGACCGGACCTCGAGGGTATCGAAGCAGTCGAAGCAATAGCCTTGCCGGCGGTCATCCGGCAGCAGCACGATCCGTGCGTGGCATCGGCGACACCGCCCCTCCCGGTCGCCGCCATCCGAAAGCCTGCGCATGTCCGGATGAATCTTCCATGCGATCATACCCGCCCCGAGGCGAACCCCGCCGAAGCACGGAGCCGCCGAAGTCTATAAAAACGTTGTGCGGACGCGCGATGGACCGGTGTGCGACGGCTTAATCTGCCGTTCCCTCGTTGTCGTCGCGCGTGCTCACAGGCTTCGTCACATTCGAAGGAATCGACGGCGCGGGGAAGACAACGGTGAGTCGGCTCGTCGCCGAATCCTTCCGTGCGGCGGACCATCGCGTCTTCCTGACGACGGAGCCCACCACGACGTGGCTCGGGGACGCGGTGCGGCGCGCCTACGACGACGATGTCGGTCCGATCGCCGAGTCGTTCCTGTTCTTGGCGGACCGCGCGACGCACGTCGACGAGATTCGTGCTCACCTTGAGAAAGGCGAGTTGGTCCTGTGCGACCGGTACGCCGACTCGACTTACGCGTACCAGGGGGCGCGGCTCGAGGGCAAGATGAGCGATCCCCTGCGGTTCCTCCAGCGTGCGAGCGACGCGTGGATCGTCCGTCCGGATCTGACGCTCCTGCTCCGCGTGCCCGTGGAACTCGGACTGAAACGAATCCAAGCGCGGCCGAATCTCATCCGATTCGAGGACCTCGCATTCCTGAAGAAGGTCGCTGCAAACTACGACCGGCTCGCTCGGTCCCGAAGATTCGTCGTGCTTGATGGGGCGCGCGATGCCGAGGCAGTCGCCGCGGAAGCGGTATCGGCGATCGAGAAGCGCGTCAGGCGGCAGCGACCGAGAGCGGGCGTTTCGACGTAAGCACGGCGCGGGTTAGGAACGCCCGCGCAAAGATCTTGGCCGTCTCCAGGTCGCCCCGCTGCAATTCGACGAGGAACGCCTTGCCGAACACCATTTGAAGGGAATCTTCTACGACGGCGAGCGCCATCATCGGATGGCGTCCTCCGAGAACGACTTGAACGCGGCGCTCAAGAATATCAGACATGATTATCGTTTGGCCATCCAGCAGGTCTACGCTTCGTGGACGGTTCTGTAACGTTTGCGGGTGATGGCCCTAGCGGACCGCCACCGCAACGTCGCTCCGCTCCGCTTCCGCTCCTCCCGTGCGCCTCTGGCCTCGCCAGGAGGACGTAGAGGGGACTCATCGCATAATCGCGGAGGGCACCGGGATGGAACCGTACACCCCTTGGCCTCCTCGTCGGAGGCCGGGTTCATTCAGTGGGCCCACGATTGGGCCGTCGCTCCTCCGAGATGCGACGCCATCGTCACACCCCGGGCCCGCCCGTGTTCTGCGCAGGGCGCGTCATGCCGGATTGGGCCACTCGACGGTGGTCTTCCACCGGAGGTCTCGGTGGTCTATCCTAACGTGGGCGATTCCCATCGACGTTTTGGGAGGACATCGGTGAAAGTGAAAATGCGAACGGAGCTGTTATCAACGAATCTCCGGTGTGCGAGCGCGCCAATCTGTGAACGAGTTCGGGTGACCGCCCCGACCTGGACAAATCTATTTAACTCGACTCCGGGTTATCGCGCCGCGCATGGGATGCACGCATGGAGTCCGCCGCTCATTCTAGGTCTTCTTCCCATCATGGCGACGGATTTGTCGGCGTCATCTACGGCGACATCGGCACGACATCTTTCCGCTGTTCCGTCGTCGATCGGATCGAGCGGAATGAGTTCGTCCAAGTCGAACACGAGACGTGTGGCGTCGTCCTCGGCCGTGTCGACCAGATTGAGCGGAAGACGGACCTGTCGCTGGACCGCGCTCAGCAGCTGAACGACGGCGACCCGGTCGACGTGGAGGAGCGGGTGTCCGCCCAGGTCAGCGTGATCGGGTATCGGGACGACCGCCGATTGCTCCAGGTCCCGCGCACCCCGTTCCGCGCCGGCGAGCCCGTGCGTAAGGCGGAGACCGCCACGATTCAAGAGGTCATCGGCCTCGAGGAAGACCGAAAGCACGGCGCCTATGTCGGGCTGCTGGCGGGCCATGACGTCCCCGTCTTCCTCGACATCAACGCGATGGTCCAGAAACACGTCTCGATCCTCGCGAAGACGGGCGGCGGGAAGTCGTACATCGCGGGCGTCCTCATCGAGGAGCTCATGAAACACCACGTGACTTGCGTCATCGTCGACCCGCACGGGGAATACGCCGCCCTCCGGGACAAGGGGAAACACCCGGAAGGAGCGGCCCGCTTCCGCGTCGAACCGCGGGCCTACGCGGACGTCATCCAGGTATTCTCCCCGGACACGAAGATCAACCCGGGGAGCCGGCCGCTGAAATTCACGCTCAGCAATCTCGACGCAAGGGACATCCTGTCGCTCACGGGCTCCGCGAAGGTCCGCACGCACCTCACGGGGCTGCGGAAGGCGCTGGACCTCCTGCGGCAGGCGACGAAAGACTACACGATCCGCGACATCATCCGCGTTCTCGAGCGTGAGGACGACCCACAGAACGCCTCCTTGATCGACGAACTCGAATACCTCAGCGAGGTCGAGATTTTCGCGAAGGAGGGCACGCGGATCGACGAACTCGTGATCAAGGGCAAGACAACGATCATCAACCTGAAAGGAGTGCCCCCCGACATCCAGGAGCTCGTCGTGAACCGGCTCGCGACCGCGATGTTCGAACTCCGCAAGGTCGGCCGGATCCCGCCCATGATGCTCGTCGTGGAGGAAGCACACAATTTCTGTCCCCAGGTCGGGCAGGTCGCGTCGTCGAAAGTCTTTCGAACGCTCGCTTCGGAGGGACGGAAATTCGGCCTCGGACTCGTCGTCATCACGCAGCGCGCCGCGAAGGTCGACAAGAACGTCCTCAGCCAGTGCAACACGCAGATCATCCTGAAGGTCACGAACCCGAACGACTTGAAGGCGATCATCGCGAGCGTCGAGGGCTTGACGACGGCGATGGCGGAAGAAATCTCCCGCCTTCCGATCGGCGTCGCGATCATGACGGGCGGGGGCCTCCAGATGCCGCTGATGGTCGAGGTCCGGCCGCGGGAGACGCGCCACGGGGGCGAGAGCGTGAAGGTCATCGAGGACTGAGACAGTCCGATGAAGTCTCCCTCGACAAGGGTCACGGGGCGTTGTGCGCGGTGTGATTACACATGATGCAAAAGCCTCACAACGCAAACGTGTCCGTCTATCTTCACCGCGCCGGATTTGGTGCCCCCGCAGGAGCGAGGCAGGGGGGGCATGAACGACACCGTCGTCGGCGAGTCTACCAAGTCTTGGACGACTGGCCAGTTTCGACCCACGGGAAGGGTGTCGGGGACACGACGTGCCATCGGTGGTCGGGACGACCTTAGACCTTCCAGTGTTCGGACCGTGCTTCTGTACGCTCAGGACAGCAAAGGAATGGGTCATGTCGCCCGGACCCTGACGATCGCTCGCCACCTCCTCGCCGCCTATCCGAACACCGTCGCTTACATCGCGACGGAGTCTCCCGTGACGAGCGAACTCCCCCTCCCGAGCCGATGCGACTACGTCAGACTGCCCACTCATTGGCTCTCTTGGGCGGATCATGAGAAAGTTACCCAACACTTGCGCGACGAGCGCGCAAAGCTCCTGCGCGAGATCGCGCTGCAACTGGCTCCGGACCTGGTCATCGTGGATCACGAGCCGGTCGGCCATAAGGGCGAGTTCCGGGCCGGCCTCTTCGCGCTTAAGGCCGAACGTCCGTCGACCAAATTCGTCTTCGGGCTGCGCGACGTCATGGACGATGCGGGCCGGATCCAGGCACAGTGGCAGGAATTGGGAGTCTACGAGGCCCTCGAGACCGTGTACGACGTCATCGCCGTGTTCGGCGAACGCGGCGTGTACGATATCGCAGATGCGTGCGCCCTCCCCGCATCCGTCCGGTCGAAGCTGCTCTATTGCGGATATGTCGTCCGAGAGCCGCCCCGGGTCGCCGGTCGCGAGGTGCGTGGACAGTACGGTTTGTCTCCGGAGGGACCCCTCTTGGTTGCC
This region of Thermoplasmata archaeon genomic DNA includes:
- a CDS encoding serine protein kinase RIO, with amino-acid sequence MIDDRRMRALESQVDALRTKEKDSDTRKTYEQVFDRAALLTIASLIGDGVIATLDYPVSTGKEASVFHATDAAGRAKAVKIYRIANATFRNIAVYIEGDPRFKKVKKAIRPTIFAWAQKEYKNLVRMDDAGTRVPKPERVLDNVLVMEYIGDESQPAPTLREVALDDPQSTYADVVGNLRAIRKSELVHADLSEYNLLYWEGRVIVIDVGQAVTLDHPRAEDWFKRDISNIARFFHRRGVDVTPAQLEAAVVED
- a CDS encoding KH domain-containing protein; this translates as MLYARISSERIGVLIGAEGVTKERLQDATGTRIAVDSSTGEVTIDESSAKDPVLALKARDIVHAMARGFSEDRAFRLLDDDAYLEVLDIKDFAHSKNRVGQIRARLIGTKGKTRRLIEELAGVDVSVFGHTVSLIGGFFEMAIAREAVVMLLRGSEHKTVYRFLERKRADIKAYQMGF
- a CDS encoding pyruvate, phosphate dikinase; translation: MYLFEEGDASLRDLLGGKGAGLAEMTRLGLPVPPGFTITTKACNAYSKSGRFPPGLLKEVFHELATIEAKVGRKFGDPENPLLVSVRSGAKFSMPGMMDTILNVGLNDATVGALARQTANDRFAWDAYRRLIALFGRIVKEVDGRKFEAILDGFKGRTEGKRDTDLTADMLRSVVEEFKGLYRTEVGESFPQDPETQLREAIGAVFRSWNGKRAVDYRNFSKIPHTLGTAANVQTMVFGNMGPDSGTGVAFTRNPSTGAKELFGEFLPDAQGEDVVAGIRTPMRIAQLREKFPDLYEEFARAAELLERHYRDVQDIEFTVERGRLWILQTRSGKRSARAAVKIAVDMAGEGLISRPEAILRVEPVHVVQLLLPQFDEKAKLAARREGRYLARGLNASPGAAAGYAVFDPDEAESLGRDEKKAVVLIRIETSPDDVHGILHAKGVLTARGGATSHAAVVTRGLGIPCVAGCESIAVDYDEGEFRVGEKIVHRGDFVSIDGGTGEVYEGQIPTIDPDFTKEADLQTLLGWADEERRLQVWANADYPRDAQRAREFGAQGIGLDRTEHMFMETDRLDIMHEMILAAPDYRRVSAEVRTLKAEMETAREDRRRALEDRLVHLEPSLQDLSRRYLGSLEKLERLQKGDFVGILRAMAGLPVIIRLIDPPLHEFLPKYETLLVQVTKLMLASASPDVLVRAARSDDDHAFVEEVKRAGEGEIGRGIETLLPRKQLLLDAVAASRETNPMLGLRGCRLGITFPEITEMQVRAIFEAACQLAKEGLDVKPEVMIPLAGHVNELKVEREALETEAQKVMEREGVRVDYKFGTMIEIPRAALTADEIAKYAEFFSFGTNDLTQTTLGYSRDDAEGKFLLDYVERGILPHNPFQTLDREGVGALMRMCVQKGRKVRKDLEVGICGEHGGDPSSIELCHEIGLDYVSCSPFRVPVARLAAAHAKLRKDVERPEDR
- a CDS encoding PrsW family intramembrane metalloprotease, which translates into the protein MAGLVDSPSFVLVLVVSAFVPPLVFMAWIRNTARYGKEPWWTVLKAFVGGAVLSVLVAIVASVVLLVTLGQVGSVNDFFARRFTDPTIAIGALVVAPLAEEAAKGLGVRPGRPQTQALVDGLVYGAAAGLGFSATENLLYGVEALVNPNGGPSASLVVIAVRSFSSSFLHASSTAVMGYGLAKSWLTRRAWAFLPFYIVAVIMHATFNLLTSLGQLYATQYGEVGETIGFAAAVAFALLAITIVRLKLAGARRGVAR
- a CDS encoding fumarylacetoacetate hydrolase family protein; amino-acid sequence: MIGGTSIPASKILCVARNYADHAKEMGTPVPDEPIFFLKPETSLLPGGGTILLPRESKRVEVETELAAILEAGGRDVAAGDAMPLVAGYAVFFDITARDLQTKARKDGSPWTASKGFDTFAPISEGVPANRVREPHGLSIRLRVNDTVRQDSNTGEMVFRIPQLIEAASRIMTLERGDVIATGTPAGVWPIVPGDVLEAEIAEVGRLRCTVAARNR
- the tmk gene encoding dTMP kinase; this translates as MLTGFVTFEGIDGAGKTTVSRLVAESFRAADHRVFLTTEPTTTWLGDAVRRAYDDDVGPIAESFLFLADRATHVDEIRAHLEKGELVLCDRYADSTYAYQGARLEGKMSDPLRFLQRASDAWIVRPDLTLLLRVPVELGLKRIQARPNLIRFEDLAFLKKVAANYDRLARSRRFVVLDGARDAEAVAAEAVSAIEKRVRRQRPRAGVST
- a CDS encoding ATP-binding protein; translated protein: MESAAHSRSSSHHGDGFVGVIYGDIGTTSFRCSVVDRIERNEFVQVEHETCGVVLGRVDQIERKTDLSLDRAQQLNDGDPVDVEERVSAQVSVIGYRDDRRLLQVPRTPFRAGEPVRKAETATIQEVIGLEEDRKHGAYVGLLAGHDVPVFLDINAMVQKHVSILAKTGGGKSYIAGVLIEELMKHHVTCVIVDPHGEYAALRDKGKHPEGAARFRVEPRAYADVIQVFSPDTKINPGSRPLKFTLSNLDARDILSLTGSAKVRTHLTGLRKALDLLRQATKDYTIRDIIRVLEREDDPQNASLIDELEYLSEVEIFAKEGTRIDELVIKGKTTIINLKGVPPDIQELVVNRLATAMFELRKVGRIPPMMLVVEEAHNFCPQVGQVASSKVFRTLASEGRKFGLGLVVITQRAAKVDKNVLSQCNTQIILKVTNPNDLKAIIASVEGLTTAMAEEISRLPIGVAIMTGGGLQMPLMVEVRPRETRHGGESVKVIED
- a CDS encoding glycosyltransferase translates to MGHVARTLTIARHLLAAYPNTVAYIATESPVTSELPLPSRCDYVRLPTHWLSWADHEKVTQHLRDERAKLLREIALQLAPDLVIVDHEPVGHKGEFRAGLFALKAERPSTKFVFGLRDVMDDAGRIQAQWQELGVYEALETVYDVIAVFGERGVYDIADACALPASVRSKLLYCGYVVREPPRVAGREVRGQYGLSPEGPLLVATVGGGSDGYPLLAATLDALDCLQAAHPGLNAILVTGPLMPADEQLALRGRAAARRRILFHADNYRLVSVADAVVSMGGYNSVCEALCAGKPLVIVPRIVPKLEQQIRAATMAAKGLARWVHPRDLNGKNLAEAIDWALRRNRDAYARRLREVIPSFDGAPRLAAYVAQWLGNGDVHRSPPKDSLSVEEAA